A window of the Chrysiogenia bacterium genome harbors these coding sequences:
- a CDS encoding ABC transporter permease has translation MRLYLAFSLISAALLAFWVGPLLAVLLTDPAEAYLRAWSDRELIVAVGTSLACAAAAVGIGTALAVPLAYLLERKEFRGKGLVQASLALPLIVPHPVVGIALLLVFSKRRLLGAILEGRLGIEIVGAAPGIVLAMLFVSAPLIVRAAQEGFRGVDFRLEKVAQSLGASPGQAFWHVALPGARPAIFSGAAAAFARAVSEFGSIAVLAYFPKTAPVLIWDRFTTYGLRGALPATAFLLMLSLVIFWLVPLFAKRRRFLDRN, from the coding sequence TGCTGACCGATCCGGCCGAGGCCTATCTGCGCGCATGGAGCGACCGCGAGCTCATCGTCGCCGTGGGAACGAGCCTGGCCTGCGCGGCCGCCGCTGTAGGGATCGGCACCGCCCTTGCCGTCCCGCTGGCCTACCTGCTCGAACGCAAGGAATTTCGCGGAAAAGGCCTCGTCCAGGCCTCTCTGGCCCTGCCGCTCATCGTCCCCCACCCCGTTGTCGGCATCGCCCTGCTGCTGGTTTTCTCCAAGCGCCGCCTGCTGGGCGCCATTCTCGAGGGGAGGCTGGGTATTGAGATTGTCGGCGCGGCGCCGGGCATCGTGCTGGCCATGCTCTTCGTCTCTGCTCCGCTCATCGTGCGCGCCGCGCAGGAGGGCTTTCGCGGCGTGGATTTTCGGCTCGAAAAGGTCGCCCAGAGCCTTGGCGCCTCTCCGGGGCAGGCGTTCTGGCACGTGGCGCTTCCGGGTGCGCGGCCCGCGATCTTCTCGGGCGCCGCAGCGGCTTTTGCCCGCGCGGTCTCGGAGTTCGGCTCCATTGCCGTGCTCGCCTATTTCCCAAAGACCGCGCCCGTGCTGATCTGGGATCGCTTTACCACCTACGGCCTGCGCGGCGCCCTGCCCGCGACGGCCTTTCTGCTCATGCTGAGCCTCGTCATCTTCTGGCTGGTTCCGCTCTTTGCCAAACGGAGGCGCTTCCTTGATCGCAATTGA